In Bactrocera oleae isolate idBacOlea1 chromosome 5, idBacOlea1, whole genome shotgun sequence, a genomic segment contains:
- the LOC106617473 gene encoding uncharacterized protein — protein sequence MSPLANSLYSKRALCYIMLGWTLLVAAVSAQGQRDEFIIRVAELPNDLPNESDSAASVGGGFNLNFDDFSTNVATGLGGLTIGDAAAQQQLQAPDAVVEGLNLLQRNNLVAAAGNAQAPGPQQRIRQNLNSGLRRR from the exons ATGTCGCCGTTAGCAAACAGTTTGTACTCTAAGCGTGCGCTTTGCTACATAATGCTTGGCTGGACGTTGCTTGTAGCAGCCGTGAGTGCACAGGGTCAACGTGATGAGTTCATCATACGCGTCGCCGAACTACCCAACGACTTGCCCAATGAATCGGATAGTGCTGCAAGTGTGGGCGGTGGGTTCAACTTAAATTTTGACGATTTCTCAACCAATGTCGCGACGGGTTTGGGTGGTTTGACGATTGGCGATGCGGCGGCGCAGCAACAGCTGCAGGCGCCCGATGCGGTAGTGGAGG GTCTGAACTTGCTGCAGCGCAACAATTTGGTGGCAGCTGCGGGAAATGCGCAGGCGCCTGGACCACAACAACGCATACGTCAGAATTTAAATAGCGGTTTGCGGCGACGTTGA